The region ATGTCACTCCAATCGCCTGAACCATTACCTACTTTTGCTCTTACTCTAAATTTATGAACTGTTCCTTCTTCAAGTCCTACAGCTTCATATGATGTACTGCTGCCAGCATCTACTACTTTGCCATCTACTTCTACATCATATCCTACTGCTCCTGTTATTGCAGCCCAAGTAAGTTTTACACTAGTTCCTGCTACTGATGTTGTTACATTACTTACTGGTATTTGAGATAATGTTGCCTTTACAATTGTGTCACTCCATATACCTGTCGTATCAGAAGATTTTGCTCTTACTCTATAAGTGTGTACTGTTCCTGTTGCAAGTCCTGTAGCTTCATATACTGTACTGTTTCCATTGTCAATTGTTACTCCATCTACTTCTACATCATATCCTGTTGCATTACTAACTGCATCCCAAGTAAGCTTTATTGAGGTATCTGTTGCTGTTACTGTAATTTTATCTGCTGGCACTACAAATAATGTTGTTTTTGCTATGACTTCACTCCAATTACTTACAGTATCTGAAGTTTTTCCTCTTACTCTAAATTTGTGTACAGTTCCTGGCTTAAGTCCATCTAATTCGTAATAAGTTTTATCACCATTATCTATTACTGCTGTACCATCTATCTCAACATCATAACCTGTTGCTCCCTTTACTGCAGTCCAGTCTAATCTTATTGAAGTATCCGTAACAGTTGTCTTTACACTTCCCATAGATATTTGTGCTAAAGTTGTCTTTACTATTGCTGTGCTCCAATCTCCTGCACCATTTCCAACTTTGGCTCTTATTCTAAATGTATGAGAAGTTCCAGCTTCAAAGCCACTCCCTGTATAAGAAGTGCTATTACCATTATCTACTGGATTTCCATCTACTTCTACATCATAACCTGTTGCTCCGTCTATTGCCTTCCATGTGAGTTTTACAGTTGATTCTGTAACATTTGCTGTTATATCACTTAATGATGGTGAAGATAAAGTTACTTTATTTATAGGTGCACTCCATTCTCCTATCCCTTCATCTGCTTTTGCTCTTATCCTGAATACATGATTTGTACCTACTGTTAACCCATCCACTTCATAACTTGTGTTATTTCCAGCATCTATTACATTGCCATCTACTTCTATATCATAACCTGCTGCGCCTGTTACTGCACCCCAAGTTAATTTTACTGATGTACCTGTTGCTATTGCTGTTACACCACTTGCTGATACTGAATCTAAAGTAGTTTCCTTTACAGTTTCGCTCCAGTCACCTATGCCAGTATCAGTCTTACCTCTTATTCTATAAGTGTGAGTTACTCCTGCTTTAAGTCCTGTAGCTTCATATACTGTACCATCACCATTATCTATTACCTTGCCATCTACTTCTACATCATAGCCTGTTGCTCCATTTAATGCCTTCCAGCTTAATTTTATTGTAGAATCTGTTACAACTGCTGTAATATCATTTTCTGTTAGTACAGCTATTGTCGTTTTGTGTATTAAGTCACTCCATTCTCCAAATCCATCTTTTGTCTTTGGTCTTATTCTATAAGAATGAGTTATTCCAGGCTTAAGTCCTGTAGCTTCATACACTGTACTTCTTCCATTATCTACTGTTTGACCATCTACTTCTACATCATAACCTGTTGCTCCATCTACTGGTTGCCATTCAAGTTTTACTGATGTATCTGTAACTGAAGATGCTACATCATTTGCTGGTATTACTGAGAGTGTTGTCTTTTTAATTTCATCACTCCAGTTTCCTATTGTATCTGAAGTTTTTGGTCTTATTCTATAAGTGTGAGTTACTCCTACATCTAGACCTGTTGCTACATATACTGTACTGTTTCCGTTGTCTATTGTCTTTCCATCTACCTCTACATCATAGCCCGATGCACCTGTTACTGCACTCCAAGTTAATTTAACTGATGTGCCTGTAACTTCTGATACTACACCGCTGCTAGGTATTGTAGCTAAAGTTGTTTTATTGATATTTTCACTCCAGTCAGCTGAACCACTTTTTACTTTTGCTCTTATTCTAAATACATGAGTTACTCCAGTACTTAGACCTGATGCTGTATATGCTGTGTTATTTCCATTATCTACTTGTTTTCCATCTACTTCTACATCATAACCTGTTGCTCCAGCTACTGGTTTCCATGTAAGTTTTACTGTAGAATCAGTTATTTCTGCTGTTACATCATTTGATGTTATTACATCTAAAGTAGTCTTCGTTATTACGTCACTAAAGTTTCCAATAGTATCAGAAGTTTTTGGTCTTATTCTATAAGTATGTGTTACTCCATTAACAAGACCTGTAGCTTCATATACTGTACTATTTCCATTGTCTACTATTTTTCCATCTACTTCTACATCATAACCTGTCGCACCAGCTACGGCATTCCAGCTTAATTTTACTGACGTTCCTGTTGAAACTGATGTTACACCACTTGTAGGTATTACTGACAAAATAGTTTTTGTTACTATTTCACTCCAATCGCCTGCTCCATCCACTGTCTTTGGTCTTATTCTAATACTATAAACTGAACCAGCTTGAAGATTTAATGCAGAATAACTTGTATTGTTACCATTATCTATTGTCTGTCCATTTATTTCTACATCATAGCCTGTTGCCCCTGCTACTGGTGTCCAGCTTAAATTTATTGTAGAATCTGTAGCTTCTGCTGTAATACTATTTTTACTTATTGGAGATAATATAATTTTACTTATTGGATTACTCCATTCACCTACTCCATTATCTGTTTTCGGTCTAACCCTATAAGTGTGTTTTGTTCCCGGTTTTATATCCTCTGCTGTATAAGTCGTATTACTTCCATTGTCTACTATTGTTCCATCTACCTCTACATCATAACCTGTTGCTCCATTTACCGGATTCCAGCTTAATTTTATTGATGTTCCTGTTACTTCTGCTGTTACGCTGGTAGGTAGTAACGGAGATAATGTTGTTTTAACAATTGGATCACTAAAGCTTCCTACTGTATCTGCATTTTTGGCTCTTATTCTATACGTATGTGTTACTCCAGTAGCAAGTCCAGTCACTACATAGCTTGTACTACTTCCATTGTCTATTACATTGCCATCTACCTCTACATCATAACCTGTTGCCCCTGTTACTGCTGCCCAAGTTATTTTTATAGTAGTATCAGTTGCTTTTGCCGTTATACTATTCTTATCTATAGCACCTATCGTAGTTTTAGTTATTATGTCACTAAATTTTCCTTCTCCATTTGCACATTTAGCTCGTACTCTAAATTTATAAGTTGTGCCTGCTGGCAAATCTTTTAATTCATAGCTTGTATTATTACCATTATCGATGATGTTTCCATTTACCTCTACATCATAACCTGTTGCTCCCGTTACTGCATTCCAGCTTAACTTTATTGATGTTCCTGTTACTTCTGTTGTTATATTAACAGGAGATAATGTAGCTAATATAGTTTTAGTAATTGTTCCGCTGAAACTTCCTATTGTATCCGCATTTTTTGCCCTGATTCTATAGGTATGTGTTGTTCCAGTTTCTAGCTTTTCTGCAGTATATACCGTACTGCTTCCATTATCTATAGTATTTCCATCTACTTCTACTTCATAACCAGTTGCTCCTGCTACTGCATTCCAGCTTAATTTTATCGATGTATCTGTTACTTCTGTTGTTACACCATTAACATCTATTACGCCTATTGCAGTTTTAATTATTGAATCACTGAAATTTCCTAGTGTATCTGCTGTCTTTGGTCTTATTCTATACACATGAGTTGTTCCTGGTATTAATTGTAGTGATGTATAACTTGTATTGTTTCCATTATCTATTATTGTGCCATCTACTTCTACATCATAGCCCGTTGCACCAGTTATTGCATTCCAACTTAATTTTATTGATGTTCCCGTTACTTCTGCTGTTACACCACTAGTTGGAATTACACCTAATGTTGTCTTAACAACTGATGAGCTCCAATCGCCTGTTCCATCTAAAGTTATTACCCTTACTCTATAAGTATGAGTTGTTCCTGGTTGTAGATCATTTGATGTATAACTTGTACTGTTTCCATTATCTATTACTTTTCCATCTACTTCTACTTCATATTTAACAGCTCCACCTACTGCATCCCAATTAAGAGTTATTGATGTTCCTGCTGTACTTGATTTTATATTTACTACTTCTCCTAGTGTTTGTTTACTTACTAATGTACTCCAATCACCAATTCCATATGAATTTTTTGCTCTTACTCTGTAAGTATTAGCTGTTCCTGGTGCTAATCCATCAACTTCATAACTTGTGTTGTTTCCATTATCTATTGTTTTTCCATCTATTTCTATATCATAACCTACTGCGCCATCAACTTTGTCCCATGATATATTCATTGATGTACTTGTAACTTTTGATGTTATATTACCCATATTACCTGGAGTAATTACTGTAATTAAGTTTGTCCATGCTCCAACTCCACTTTGTGTTCTAAGCCTTACTCTATAAGTATGTGTTGAGCCTGCTGCTAATCCTGTTGATGTATAACTTATATCAGTACCGTTATCTATTATTTTTCCATCTACTTCTATATCGTAGCCTACTACACCTCTAATTGGTCCCCACTGTACTTTTATAGTTGTACCTGTTACATCTATAACCTTAAATCCATCAGGAACTTTAGTTTGATCCTTTGAATTAGGGAATATTGGTATTGATAATTTTCTAAGGTACGGATAAGCTTTATCAATTGCCCATGTAAATACAAATTCCCAATCTAAGAAAGTATTCTTATTAAATAAATCATTTGTAGCTTTTGCTTCATCTGTAGGTGTTTTTATTCCTGAGGCTGTGCTATCAAAATAACTTCTAGTAATTGTTGCTCCTCCTGCAGAAATTCCACCTAAATTTGAACCTGCATCTACTACTTTTCCTGCTGAATAACAAGTTTTTATAGTTGTAGCTCCATTACCAGTTCCATGTATTCCTCCTATATAGTCGGTTCCACTTACATCTCCTAAATTAAAGCTATCTTGAATTGTACTTGAATCAGAATATCCAACAAGTCCTCCTATGTTTTTAACACCTTTTATAGTTCCTGTTGAATAGCATTGAGAAACTTGTCCATTTAAATAGCCTGTAAGCCCTCCTACATTATTAGCTGAATTTGAAGTTACATTTCCATTACTATACGAACCTGTTATATTTCCTTTAATGCTTCCTGCAAGTCCTCCTACGTAATTTCCATCAGAACTTACATCTCCCTCAGTGTAGCAATTTGTTATATTTCCATTACTGAGACTTCCTATAAGTCCTCCAACATAATCCTTCGTGCCAATTACTCTTGCAGTTGAAGATGAGTTACTTATATTAAGCCCGGATGCTGCTCCTACTAAGCTTCCTACATAACCTCCACCTTCTATGTTTCCATCAATAACAATACAATTATCGATAACACTTTTTCCTGAAACATTGGCTGCTAAAGCACCTACATAGTCTCCAGCTAAAATGTTTGTATTTTTCATAACAACATTCTTTATTTCTGCTGAACCACCAACATATCCAAAAAATCCACATGCATCTGTGTTACCTTTATTCATAGAAAGATTTTTTATTGAATATCCGTCTCCGTCAAAACTTCCTGTAAATTGCGCATTGCTATTTCCTATTGGTGTCCAATCTACTCCTGAAAGATCAATATCATTTCCAAGCTTGTAATGTGCTGTCAAATCATATTTCATATTTTCAAGCTGCTCTACCGTAGTTATAATATAAGGATCTTCTGCTGTTCCTTTTCCTTTTGCAGCATTTTTATCTGTTACCGTTACACAATCCGGTTTATTTATAGTCTTTAAATAAGGATAAGATTTTCCTTCATCTATACCCCAAGTATTTATGAACTCCCAGTTTTGAAATGTATCTTTTGATTCCATTTCATTGGTTAATTTACTTGCATCATTACCATTTTGTGGAATATAGCCACTTGCCATTCCATCATAATAACTTTTGACAACTGTACTTCCATTTCCTTCTATTCCACCTACATAACTTCCTGATGCAGTTATTTTACCAGTTGAATAACAATATTGTATTGTTCCACTTCCATTTCCTTGCAATCCACCTACACATGAATGTCCACTAACAGAAGACATACTAAAACTATTTTGGATTGTAGTGGAAGGAGAATATCCTGTAAGTCCTCCAACATCATCAACTAATGCTGTTACACTTCCAGTTGTATAACACTGATCAATTGTACCAGAAGACATATAACCTACCAGTCCACCAACATATGATCCCTTTGATTTATCACTATTTCCTTTTGCATTGACGTCATTAGTTGTATAACATCTTGTTATAGTACCTGAAAAACTTCCTACCAAACCTCCAATGTCATTTCCATTTTTTGATATTACATTACCAGTAGCATAACAATTTGATATTATACTTCCAGTTCCATCAATTTGTCCAACAATACCGCCTACGTTATCACCATTTACTGTTTTACCACTTGGATCAACTTCATCAGTTATATTTACCTTTACTGAAGAATTTGAGTTAGTTATAGTAAGGCTATTTCCGTATCCTACTAAACCTCCAGTAGATCCATAAGCTGTAATTATTCCATCAGCTGAACAGTTATCAATTACACTTTTACTTGTATCTGAATTTAAAACATATCCTGCCAATGCTCCTGTATAGTTTCTTCCAATTATATTAACGTTTTTAAGTTTTAGATTTATTATCTTTCCACCAGTTACATATCCAAATAGTCCAGTTGCACTATTTTCATTTTGCAATCTGTTCATAGAAAGATTTTCTATAGAGTATCCATTTCCATCTAAAGTTCCTGTAAATGCTACATTACTGTTAATCCCTATTGGTGTCCAATTTATTCCCTTAAGGTCTATATCATTTCCAAGTTTGTAGTATGCTCCAGGATCACATTGTATATTTTCAAGTTGCTCTACTGTTTTTATAATATATGGATCGCTAGCCGTTCCTTTACCTCCTGCAACTTCTCCTGTAGGAAGTCCTTTAGCTACTCCATCTGGTTTAGCTAGAACTTTTAGATAAGGATATGAACTTCCTTCATCTATTGCCCATATATTTATAAATTCCCACTTTAAGAAATTACTCTTCTGTTTCATTGATGATGTTATTCTACTTATGTCATTAGCATTTTGTGGCATATACCCACTTGATATTCCATCATAATAACTGTTGTCTATTGTTCCACCTGCTCCTGTTATTCCACCTACATATTTTCCTGATGCAGTTATTTTACCCGATGAATAACAATGTGATATATTTTCAGTTGTATTTTTGTATCCCAGCAAACCGCCTACATATGAAGCTCCACTAACTGGCGCCAAACTAAAACTATCGCAAACTTTACCTGAATTCATATATCCGATAAGTCCGCCTACAAAATTTGATGTTGATGTTACACTTCCTGCCGCATAGCACTCACTAATACTTCCATTAATATATCCAGCAAGTCCTCCTGCGTTTTTACCATTTGAATTAACATTATTAGTTGTATAACATTGTGTTATGTTGCCGTTAATATATCCAACAAGTCCTCCTGTTGAGTTTCCAGTTTTAGATGTTATATCTCCAGTTGCATATGAATTTGTAATATCTCCTGTAATACCACCTGCAATACCACCTACATTATCACCATTGATGCCATCGCCATTTACTATTGTCATTTTAACTGAGGAACCTGAGTTATTTATATTTATTTTGCTTCCATCGCCAGATGTTCCTCCAACTAATCCACCGCTATTACCATAAGCCGTAATTATTCCGCTAGAATAACAATTATCAATTGTACTTACTCCCATTGCATTTCCTACTAATGCTCCGGTATAATTACCACTTGTTATGTTTACATTCTCTAATTTTAGATTTTTTATAGTTGCTCCACTTATATAACCAAATAACCCAATTCCACTTACACCCAATTTCTTTATGCTAAGATTTTTTATTGAATGTCCATTTCCATCAAATACCCCTGTAAATGGAACCGTACTATTAACCCCTACAGGTTCCCAATCGATGCCCTGTAAATCTATGTCATTTGCCAATTTATAATATGCTCCAAGATCATTTTTCATATTTTGAAGCTGCTGTGCGGTACTTATAATATAAGGATCATTTGCTGTCCCCTTTCCGCCTGCAACCTCTCCTGTAGGAAGTCCTTCTGTTACTCCACTAGGCTTAGTTACACCTATTAGATAAGGATAGGACATTCCTTCATCTATTGCCCAAATATTTATGAATTCCCAGTTTACAAACGTACCCTGTTCCTTCATTGCTGTAGTTAGTCTCGCTACATCAGGTGGATTTTCGGGTGAATACTCACTTGATATTGAATCATAATAACTATTCGTTATAATCGTTGGTGTACCTGATAATCCACCTAAATTACCTGATGATACTACTTTACCTGCAGAATAACAATTTTTTATTGTAGCATCCCCATACCAATATTCAGTTACCCAAGAGTAATTATAATCATATCCATGATCACCAACAGTATTTGTACTACCTTCATCGAAACCCTGTATTCCACCTACGTAATTTCTTCCTTGAACTAATTTTAAATTAAAACAATTCTCTATACTATTAAGTGTACTTATGTTATAAGCTGCATAGGAATATCCAACTAATCCCCCAACATTATCTAATGATGCTATAACTACACCTACTGCATATGATTGATATACATGCCCATGTAACCATCCTGCTAGTCCTCCTACATAACTTCCTTGAGATTTTACATTATTATCAACATAACTTTTTGTTATATCTCCGGTTAGTACGCCAACTAACCCTCCTACATAATCTCCACTCTTAGATATTACGTCTCCAGTTACATATGAACCTGTTATATTTCCTGTAAGTTCTCCAGCAAGGCCTCCAATTCTCTGTCCAGTATCAGTCTTCTGTCCCACAATTGGATCAATTCCTGAAACTGAAACACTGGAAGAAGAGTTGTTTATGTTTGTTTCATTATTGCCTTGTCCTATTAATCCTCCCGTATACACATATCCATAAATGGTTCCAGATGCAGAACAATTATCTATAGTACTATTTTCACTATAACCTGCTATAGCTCCTGTATGATTTCCACCTATGAGATTTACATTTTCCAGTTTTAGATTTTTTATAGTTGCACCTTTTAATCTTCCAAATAAACCTGTTATATCAGTTCCAAGCCTATTCATAGAAAGATTTTTTATTGAATGTCCATTTCCATCTAAAGTCCCTGTAAACTCACAACCTGCAATTTCTCCTATTGGACTCCATTTAACTCCTGTAAGATCAATATCATTTCCAAGCTTATAGTGACCACCTAAATTATATTTTATATTTTGCAATTGCTCCACGGTATTTATAATATAAGGATCACTCTCTGTACCTTTACCAGTTAAAACTTGTCCATTAGCTAACCCATCAGGTTTTTTTACATTCTTTAAATATGGGTATGACTTTCCTTCATCTATTGCCCATGTATTTATGAATTCCCAGCCTTCAAAGTTTTGCTGTTCTCTCATTGCTGTAGTTATTCTACTATTAATAGCATCGTTACTATTTTGAGGTGCGCAGCCACTTACAATTCCATCATAATAACAATGATTTACTGTGTAATTTGACCCCGTAATTCCTCCAATATTTGAAGTTCCTGTTAGCTTTCCAGCTGCATAACAATTTTGTATTGTAGTACTTCCACTGCCTTGAATTCCTCCGACAAATGAATTACCACTAACTTGTGATATACTGAAACTATTTTGTATAGTACCAGATGCTGCATAGCCAACAATTCCTCCTATATTATCTGTTCCACCTATATTACCTGTTGAGTAACACTGATCAATTGTTCCTTGAAAATTTCCTGAAATTCCTCCTACATTTTTTTGGCTTGAAGTTACATTATTAGTTGTATAACATTTTGATATGCTTCCACTTGACCATCCTACAAGCGCTCCCGTATTGTTTCCACTTTTTGATATTACAGTTCCAGTTGCATATGAATCTGAGATATTTCCTTCAAGTGCTCCTATAATACCTCCTACATCGTCTCCTGAACCTGTCACATTTACACTAGAACGCGAATTAGTTATGTTCAATATATTTGTACTTCCATCCATATATGCATATCCAACTAATCCTCCAGTACATCTATAACCTACAATAGTTCCATTGGCATAACAGTTATCTATTGTACTTGTAATTTTTCCACCAATTACATTTCCCGTAATTGCTCCAGTATAATTTCCACCTATTATGTTTACATTATTTATACTTAGATTCTTTATCGTTGCACCACTTATACATCCAAACAATCCACTTAAATCAGTACCTAGTCTGTTCATAGAAATGTTTTTTATTGAATGTCCATCTCCATCTAATACTCCTGTAAATGGTACATTATTATTTCCTATTGGTGTCCAATTTATACTACTTAAATCGATGTCATTTGCCAGTTTATAATACGCGGTAAGATTATAATTCATATTTTTAAGTTGCTGAACATTACTTATTATATATGGATTATTTTGTGTTCCACTGCCACTCGTTTCTCCTTCTGATGGAAGTCCTTTCGTTACTCCATCTGGCTTTTTAACATTTCTTAGATATGGATACGATTTTCCTTCGTCTATCGCCCATGTATCCAAAAACTCCCAGTTATTAAAAGTACTTTGCATTTCCATTGAAGTTGTAGATCTACTTGCATCATAGGTATTTTGTGGTACATATCCGGCCGCTGTTCCATCATAATAACTATCAGTTACAGTTTCATTTGTACCCGTAAGTCCACCAGCGTTTCCGCTTGATGCAGTTATCTTTCCAGCAGAGTAACTATCTTTCACAGTACTGCCAGATGCATTACCATTAATTCCACCTACATATGAAGCTCCACTTACTGGTGCTAAATTAAAGCTATTCTGTACAGTAGTTGAATTAATGCTTCCTGCAAGTCCTCCTACATAACTTCCAGTAGATGTCACACTTCCTGCTACATAAGATTCATCAATTATTCCTTGATGCCATCCTGCAAGTCCTCCTGTATAATTCCCACTAGAGCTTATATTGTTAGTTGTATAACATTTAGTTATATCTCCAGTTAACCATCCTACAAGTCCTCCAGTGCTGCTTCCGCTTTTGGATATTACATCTGAAATGGCATAACTATTTGTTATATTCCCTGTAAGGCTTCCTACAATACCACCTTCATTATCTCCAGATGCATTAACAGTTACAGCAGAATATGAATTATTTATCTTTAATCCACTTGCTGTTCCTATTAATCCTCCTGCATTAGAATTTGCAAATATCTTTCCATCAGCTGAACAATTATCTACGGTACTTGTACCTGTAACACTTGCTGCTATTGCTCCTGTACAATTTCCGCCGATAACGTTTACGCCTTTTACGTTAAGGTTCTTTATTACACCATTACTTACATACCCAAACAATCCATTTCCTTCAACATTTAATTTATTTATTGAAAGATTTTTTATGGTATGTCCATTTCCATCCAGCACACCACTAAACTTTGTTGAACTAGTGCCTATAGGTGTCCATTCACTACTTTGCAGATCAATATCACTGCCAAGTTTATAACTTGCTGATAAATTACTGCTCATTTCTTGAAGTTGTGCTTTTGATGTTATCACATAAGGATCATTTATTGTACCTGTTCCCGTGCCAGAAAAAGCATACACTCTATTTGAACCAAACACCAGAAAAGAAATAGCTGCCAGTAACGGCATTATAAAGAACCAAAAAGATTGGCTTTTTTTAGTTCTTTTAGGCATATTTTTCACCCCCATTTTTGCCTAACATATATTTTTTTGTAATTTTACAATATATATTGTAAATAATTACACTTATATTGTAATTGTTTTTTTTATGATTGTAAACATTTTTTTGTAATTAATGTTAGTATATATCATATGTATAACAATAATACTTTTAACTTAAATAATTAACTATATTGTCTAATATAGTTAATTATATTATAATTATAAATAAATGCTTTCAATATTTGTACTTGATGGAATATATTAGGGAGGTGTTTTAAATGTTAAATTATATTCAAATGGGAAATAAAAAAAGTCCAAAAACTTTACTGTTCATTCATGGAAGCGGCTGCAATTATAAAATTTTTGGTGAAGTATATAAATACTTAACTGATTACAATTGCATACTGATAGACCTTAATGGACATGGAAAAAGTGAAGGTAAATGTTCTCCTACTGTAGAGGGTTATATCGATAACGTAACAGCTTTTATAAAAAGCAGCGAAGTAATTAAAAACGAACAAGATATTACTATAATAGGCTACAGCATGGGCGGGGGCATAGTTCTTGGAGTAGCATTAAAAAAATTACCTAATGTAAAAAAAGTTGTAGTTTTAAGCGGAGGAGCCAAATTTACTAAATTAAAAGATAGCGAACTTATGAAAAAATATCATAAAACTAATGAATTAGATATGAATCTTACTATTCAATGCTTTACAGCTAACAAACCAACTCCTTTAATTTTAAAATACGTTGACACATTAGAGCAGGATCCTAATGTAACAATAAATGATTTAACTGCCTGTGAAAAATTTGATATATCTAATCAAATAAAAAATATTGATATACCTGTTAAAATTTTTGTAGCAAGAGACGAAATACTTGTCCTTAAGGAATATGCTGATTTTGTTAATACTCAAATTAAAGATTCCATATTAACAGTTTTTGAAAACGGAAGGCATTTCTTACTTGTTTCAAAAGGTAAAGAAGTAGCAAAAGAAATAAATAGTTTTATATCCGATTAAACTGGAATATACAAGGGGCTGTCACATTATTTAAATTTAATATAGCAGCCCCACCATCAACTTCATTAAACAGCTATTAATATGTAGATGTTTAAAATGTTAAATTATTTTCAAATAGGAAATAAAAAAAGTTGTAGTTTTAAGTGATTCTTCAAAATTTGATAAAGCAAAGGATACTGAAATCCATCAAACTGGTAAACTAGACATAAACCTTTTATATAACTGCCTTGGCAATCAAGACAATCCGTTAACCTCTAAATATGTGAAAGCACTCGAATCAGATTCAAAAATAATAATAAACGATTTAACCATTTGCGAAAATTTTGATTTTTCTAATGAAATTAAAAATATTGATACACCCGTTAAAATTATTGTAGCAAAAGATGAAATACTTGTATTCCTTGAATATGCTGAACGAGATAATTGTAAAATTAAAAATTCTATACTTCCAATTTTTGAAAGCGGACGACACTTTTTATTAGTTGTCAAAGGTAAAGAAGTTGCAAAG is a window of Clostridium pasteurianum DNA encoding:
- a CDS encoding alpha/beta fold hydrolase, translated to MLNYIQMGNKKSPKTLLFIHGSGCNYKIFGEVYKYLTDYNCILIDLNGHGKSEGKCSPTVEGYIDNVTAFIKSSEVIKNEQDITIIGYSMGGGIVLGVALKKLPNVKKVVVLSGGAKFTKLKDSELMKKYHKTNELDMNLTIQCFTANKPTPLILKYVDTLEQDPNVTINDLTACEKFDISNQIKNIDIPVKIFVARDEILVLKEYADFVNTQIKDSILTVFENGRHFLLVSKGKEVAKEINSFISD
- a CDS encoding alpha/beta fold hydrolase, translating into MKALESDSKIIINDLTICENFDFSNEIKNIDTPVKIIVAKDEILVFLEYAERDNCKIKNSILPIFESGRHFLLVVKGKEVAKEISAFI